From bacterium HR34, one genomic window encodes:
- the ftsA_2 gene encoding Cell division protein FtsA yields the protein MEFLSLREKSFGLDLSDLSLKFIEFKEKNNNIFINSFGERNIPQGIISEGKILDVERLANIVKDAISNPYYNKLSTKYVVCSLPEEKAFVQVISIPKVSDEDLEKAVTLDVENYVPLPISEVYFNYQKIDILGKSNHIDILLSAVPKDIVEVYAQTISLAGLIPSSFVLETEAIVKAVIENNFSEKPVVIIDTGATRTSFIIFHKNAIRFSSSISISANDFTKQIASYFKISLQEAEKIKIEKGLDKEYKSGALIKCCSDILEKFSYETIKLISYYTSHSKDKHEDDIQERVDKIIICGGGALLKGFPEYLYYKTGIKTEVANPWINIMKDDNYIPPIPFEKSLSFTTAIGLGLIGIKNPVFYNI from the coding sequence ATGGAATTTTTATCACTAAGAGAAAAATCTTTTGGCTTAGATCTTTCTGATTTATCTTTAAAATTTATAGAATTTAAAGAAAAAAATAACAACATTTTTATAAATTCTTTTGGCGAAAGAAATATACCTCAAGGAATTATTTCAGAAGGTAAAATTTTAGATGTTGAAAGGTTGGCTAATATTGTTAAAGATGCAATTTCTAATCCTTATTACAATAAACTTTCAACAAAATATGTTGTTTGTTCTTTGCCAGAAGAAAAGGCATTTGTGCAAGTAATTTCAATACCAAAGGTTTCAGATGAAGATTTAGAAAAAGCAGTAACTTTAGATGTTGAAAATTATGTACCTCTGCCAATATCAGAGGTTTATTTTAATTATCAGAAAATAGATATATTAGGGAAGTCAAATCATATTGATATACTGCTATCAGCAGTTCCAAAAGATATAGTTGAGGTCTACGCTCAAACTATTAGTTTGGCAGGTTTAATTCCTTCCTCATTTGTTTTAGAAACAGAAGCAATAGTAAAAGCAGTTATTGAAAATAATTTTTCTGAAAAACCTGTGGTAATTATAGACACTGGTGCTACAAGAACAAGCTTTATTATTTTTCACAAAAACGCCATAAGGTTCTCTTCTTCTATAAGTATTTCAGCAAATGATTTTACGAAACAAATTGCAAGTTATTTTAAGATAAGTTTGCAAGAAGCAGAAAAAATAAAAATAGAAAAAGGTTTGGATAAAGAATATAAATCAGGCGCTTTAATTAAGTGTTGCTCTGATATTTTAGAAAAATTTTCTTATGAAACAATAAAATTAATTTCTTATTACACCTCTCATTCCAAAGATAAACATGAAGACGATATTCAGGAAAGAGTTGATAAAATAATAATATGCGGTGGAGGAGCCTTACTTAAAGGCTTTCCAGAGTATTTATATTATAAAACAGGCATAAAAACAGAAGTTGCAAACCCATGGATTAATATTATGAAAGACGATAATTATATTCCTCCGATACCATTTGAAAAGTCATTATCTTTTACAACTGCCATAGGTCTTGGTTTAATTGGTATAAAAAACCCTGTTTTTTATAATATATAA